A stretch of Nitrospira sp. DNA encodes these proteins:
- the pyrH gene encoding UMP kinase encodes MSSAKYRRLLLKVSGEMLAGEQGYGIQPSVLEGLAQEIASVVALDVQVAVVIGGGNIFRGLAASASGMERASADYMGMLATVMNALALQNALERVGVITRVQSAIEMRQLAEGYIRRRAIRHLEKSRVVIFAGGTGNPYFSTDTAAALRAMEIGAQVILKGTKVDGIYDADPVKNPSAKKYSEIPFLSILNQNLKVMDSTAISLCMDNNLPLIVFKLTEQGNFKRVALGEPIGTLVTISPR; translated from the coding sequence ATGAGTTCTGCGAAATACCGGCGCCTCCTCCTGAAAGTCAGCGGGGAGATGTTGGCCGGTGAGCAGGGCTACGGGATTCAGCCATCCGTCCTTGAGGGACTGGCGCAAGAAATCGCCTCTGTCGTTGCCCTGGACGTCCAAGTTGCCGTCGTCATCGGCGGCGGCAACATTTTCCGCGGGCTGGCGGCCAGCGCATCCGGGATGGAACGCGCCTCTGCCGACTACATGGGCATGCTCGCCACCGTCATGAATGCCCTCGCCCTCCAGAATGCTCTGGAACGGGTCGGCGTCATCACCCGCGTCCAATCCGCCATTGAAATGCGCCAACTAGCCGAAGGCTATATTCGGCGTCGAGCCATCCGCCATCTGGAAAAAAGCCGCGTCGTGATCTTCGCCGGCGGCACCGGCAATCCCTATTTCTCGACCGATACCGCTGCCGCGCTACGGGCCATGGAAATCGGCGCGCAGGTCATCCTCAAAGGAACCAAAGTGGACGGGATTTACGATGCCGATCCGGTGAAAAATCCCTCGGCGAAGAAGTACAGCGAGATCCCGTTTCTCTCGATCCTGAACCAAAACTTAAAAGTGATGGACTCGACGGCCATCAGCCTCTGCATGGACAACAACCTTCCCCTCATCGTGTTCAAGTTGACCGAGCAGGGGAACTTCAAGCGGGTCGCACTCGGCGAACCCATCGGCACGCTGGTTACGATCAGCCCGCGCTAG
- the tsf gene encoding translation elongation factor Ts codes for MAGSSQLVKELREKTGAGILDCQKALTENGDDVEKAIDYLRQKGLAAAAKKAGRETNQGLIHSYIHMGGKIGVLIEVNCETDFVARNEEFKAFVNDLALQIAAANPSYVKREDIPADLVEREKAIFEGQAKELGKPAAALPKIVEGKLEKFYQENCLLEQSFIKDPSVTVKDLVAQKISKIGENMNIRRFTRFQLGQA; via the coding sequence ATGGCAGGATCAAGTCAGCTTGTGAAAGAACTTCGGGAAAAAACCGGCGCCGGTATCCTGGATTGCCAGAAGGCGTTGACGGAAAACGGCGACGATGTCGAGAAGGCCATCGACTACCTCCGGCAAAAAGGCCTGGCCGCGGCCGCCAAGAAAGCCGGACGTGAAACGAATCAGGGGTTGATCCATTCCTATATTCATATGGGTGGGAAGATCGGCGTCTTGATCGAAGTCAATTGCGAGACGGACTTTGTGGCGCGCAACGAAGAGTTTAAAGCCTTCGTGAACGACCTGGCGCTCCAGATCGCCGCAGCCAATCCATCATACGTCAAGCGCGAGGACATCCCCGCAGACCTGGTCGAACGAGAGAAAGCTATTTTCGAAGGGCAAGCGAAGGAACTGGGGAAGCCCGCGGCGGCCTTGCCGAAAATCGTGGAAGGCAAGCTGGAAAAGTTCTATCAGGAGAACTGCCTGCTGGAACAGTCCTTCATCAAGGACCCGAGCGTCACCGTCAAAGACCTGGTGGCGCAGAAGATTTCCAAGATCGGCGAGAACATGAACATCCGCCGGTTCACCCGCTTTCAGTTAGGCCAAGCATGA
- the rpsB gene encoding 30S ribosomal protein S2, whose amino-acid sequence MGVVAIKELLEAGVHFGHQTNRWNPKMKKYLFGERNGIYIIDLQQTLTRMEQAYAFVRDTVAAGETVLFVGTKRQAAEILQEESTRANMFYVNQRWLGGMLTNFKTIRLSIDKMKKMETTLQNPTEHGLKKKEIMLMQKDIVKLQKYLSGIKTMRGLPGAIFVLDTRIEKIAVQEATRLGIPVIAILDSNCDPDNITYPIPGNDDAIRSIKLITSKIADACIEGAHIKTQRDEADFQAAPAAGGKPAAVSAAPVA is encoded by the coding sequence ATGGGAGTGGTCGCGATCAAGGAATTGCTGGAAGCAGGCGTGCACTTTGGACACCAGACGAACCGCTGGAATCCAAAGATGAAGAAGTATCTCTTCGGTGAACGCAACGGCATCTACATCATCGACTTGCAGCAGACGCTCACGCGGATGGAACAGGCCTATGCCTTCGTCCGGGACACCGTCGCCGCCGGTGAAACCGTCCTCTTCGTCGGCACCAAGCGGCAAGCCGCGGAAATTCTCCAAGAGGAATCGACCCGCGCCAATATGTTTTACGTGAACCAGCGCTGGCTCGGCGGCATGCTGACGAACTTCAAGACCATTCGTCTCAGCATCGACAAGATGAAAAAAATGGAAACGACGCTGCAAAACCCCACCGAGCATGGTCTGAAGAAAAAAGAAATCATGCTCATGCAGAAAGACATCGTCAAATTGCAGAAGTATCTCTCCGGCATCAAGACCATGCGCGGCCTTCCGGGCGCCATCTTCGTGCTGGATACCCGCATTGAAAAGATTGCCGTGCAGGAAGCGACCAGACTGGGGATCCCCGTCATCGCGATTCTGGACAGCAACTGCGACCCCGATAACATCACGTACCCGATCCCGGGGAACGACGACGCCATCCGCTCCATCAAGCTGATCACCTCGAAGATTGCGGACGCCTGCATCGAAGGCGCGCATATCAAGACGCAGCGCGATGAAGCCGACTTCCAGGCGGCTCCGGCCGCAGGCGGAAAGCCGGCCGCAGTGAGCGCGGCTCCCGTCGCATAA